A region of bacterium DNA encodes the following proteins:
- a CDS encoding ferritin-like domain-containing protein: LEWELTVTKHINILVDLALQESDHTTQNFLQWFVTEQLEEVSSMETLLSVVRHAGESGLLTVEATLARKSNAENP; the protein is encoded by the coding sequence CCTCGAGTGGGAGTTGACCGTCACCAAGCACATCAACATCTTAGTGGATCTGGCACTTCAAGAGAGCGATCACACCACCCAGAACTTCCTCCAGTGGTTTGTCACCGAACAACTGGAAGAAGTGTCCAGCATGGAGACACTGCTGAGCGTCGTGCGACACGCCGGCGAGAGTGGGCTCCTGACCGTGGAGGCGACCCTCGCCCGGA